The proteins below are encoded in one region of Clostridium fermenticellae:
- a CDS encoding response regulator produces MNLFIIDDDEAVRSMLIDIIEDYDLGSVVGEASNGSLIDENLLAVKKVDILIIDLLMPVRDGLQTIRDLGSSFTGKIIMISQVEDKDMVGKAYLLGIEYYITKPINRLEVISVIKKVIENIRLQKSVQDIEKALNILEYKPVNYDTKDKFTDENIVTYSQYLLTELGMIGESGSKDLINMVEYLFQYQNENPFENEFPSMKNILSTVAIRKLGENASDNELKKEIKASEQRVRRAIFQGLNHFSSLGLTDYSNPKFEQYATKFFDFIEIRKLMMDMQNNIKPSISHVHINIKKFVRVLYLESKKEYTN; encoded by the coding sequence ATGAATTTATTCATTATCGATGATGATGAAGCTGTACGCTCAATGCTAATCGATATAATTGAAGACTATGACCTTGGAAGCGTTGTAGGTGAAGCTTCTAATGGTTCTTTGATAGATGAAAACTTACTTGCTGTAAAGAAAGTTGATATACTTATTATTGATCTACTAATGCCGGTACGCGATGGGCTTCAAACAATTCGTGATTTAGGTTCTTCCTTTACCGGGAAAATAATAATGATCTCACAAGTAGAGGACAAAGATATGGTCGGTAAGGCTTATCTTCTTGGAATCGAATATTATATAACAAAACCTATAAATAGACTTGAGGTAATTAGTGTTATAAAGAAGGTTATTGAAAATATACGTCTGCAAAAGTCTGTGCAGGATATTGAAAAAGCTTTAAATATACTTGAGTATAAGCCTGTAAATTACGATACTAAAGATAAGTTTACAGACGAAAATATAGTGACATACAGTCAATACCTCTTAACTGAATTGGGTATGATTGGCGAAAGCGGCAGCAAAGATCTAATTAATATGGTTGAATATCTCTTTCAATATCAAAATGAAAATCCATTTGAAAATGAATTTCCATCAATGAAAAATATACTCTCAACTGTAGCTATTAGAAAATTAGGTGAAAATGCATCTGATAACGAGTTAAAAAAAGAAATCAAAGCATCAGAACAGAGAGTTAGAAGGGCAATTTTTCAGGGGTTAAACCACTTTTCATCCCTTGGACTTACCGACTACTCAAATCCAAAATTTGAACAATACGCGACTAAATTTTTTGACTTTATAGAGATACGAAAGCTTATGATGGACATGCAAAATAACATAAAACCCTCTATATCACACGTCCACATAAACATAAAAAAGTTTGTACGTGTTTTATATCTCGAATCAAAAAAAGAATACACTAACTAA
- a CDS encoding arginase: MKNVLLSIDWDYFMPYIKNWNGSCIENNRGFIKQWYIKYFEGKMHGVDVIERFNVGRQLSYFWDLIYRHFKFTRDVKVIVSDSHKLSYDIAKKNSCSEVFLFDSHSDLGYGGLNSLKFEINCANWLGKLLSESVIDKAHIIYSPYTNENPEDFKDINSKFNVKYQETDELKSDININVVHICRSGAWTPPWLDGKFITFIKSFCHSFKIIECPKREWKPEKLNLASKIDLMF, translated from the coding sequence ATGAAAAATGTACTGTTGAGTATAGATTGGGATTATTTCATGCCATATATAAAAAACTGGAATGGATCTTGCATTGAAAATAACAGAGGTTTTATAAAACAATGGTATATAAAATATTTTGAGGGCAAAATGCATGGAGTTGATGTGATAGAAAGATTCAATGTAGGTAGGCAATTGTCATATTTTTGGGACTTAATATACAGGCATTTTAAATTTACCAGAGATGTTAAGGTTATTGTTTCTGACTCTCATAAGTTGTCATATGATATAGCAAAGAAAAATTCATGCAGTGAGGTATTTTTATTCGACTCACATTCCGATCTTGGATATGGCGGGTTGAATTCATTAAAATTTGAAATAAATTGTGCGAATTGGCTTGGAAAATTGTTAAGTGAAAGTGTTATAGATAAAGCTCATATTATATATAGTCCATATACGAATGAGAATCCTGAAGATTTTAAGGATATAAATAGTAAATTTAATGTAAAATATCAAGAGACAGATGAACTTAAAAGTGACATAAATATTAATGTAGTACATATATGTAGATCGGGAGCGTGGACTCCCCCCTGGCTTGATGGTAAATTTATCACCTTTATAAAAAGTTTCTGCCATTCTTTTAAAATTATAGAATGTCCTAAAAGAGAGTGGAAGCCAGAAAAGTTGAATTTAGCATCTAAAATAGATTTAATGTTTTAA